The Candidatus Zixiibacteriota bacterium genome window below encodes:
- a CDS encoding BlaI/MecI/CopY family transcriptional regulator, with the protein MKEKKLKNLSRRERQIMEIMFRQGSATAGQIHKSLPDPPSYSSVRAQLRILEEKNVIYHEQQGPRYIYFPKIPKEKARTLALKDLMTTFFNNSAENVISALINMRGNKMAEDDYNRLLHLIEKARTEEK; encoded by the coding sequence ATGAAAGAAAAAAAACTGAAAAATCTAAGCCGTCGTGAAAGACAAATCATGGAGATCATGTTTCGTCAGGGATCGGCCACCGCCGGGCAAATTCATAAATCATTACCCGACCCTCCCAGCTATTCGTCGGTTCGGGCTCAACTCCGTATCCTTGAGGAGAAAAATGTTATTTATCATGAGCAGCAGGGTCCGCGGTATATCTATTTTCCGAAAATACCTAAAGAAAAAGCTCGGACTTTGGCTCTCAAAGATTTGATGACTACCTTTTTTAATAATTCAGCTGAAAATGTCATATCCGCGTTGATTAATATGCGGGGTAATAAAATGGCTGAGGATGATTACAATCGTTTATTACATCTTATAGAAAAGGCACGGACTGAGGAAAAATGA